From Streptomyces sp. Edi4, one genomic window encodes:
- the ppgK gene encoding polyphosphate--glucose phosphotransferase, producing MNAMRNVFGVDVGGTGIKGAPVDLARGDVAKERHKVLTPHPATPDAVADGIAEVVGHFGWSGPVGMTFPGVIAANTVRTAANVAEEWVGVDAARLVADRLGGMPVTVVNDADAAGVAEMNFGAGRGRQGTVILLTFGTGIGSALFVDGRLVPNTELGHLELHGHEAEKHASTKVKEDEDLSWSHWARRVQKYLAHVEMLFSPELFIIGGGVSRKAEKFLPLIEGITAEIVPAQLENNAGIVGAAMVAAER from the coding sequence ATGAACGCCATGAGGAACGTGTTCGGAGTGGACGTCGGCGGAACCGGCATCAAGGGTGCCCCGGTCGACCTGGCGCGCGGTGATGTGGCCAAGGAACGCCACAAGGTGCTGACCCCGCATCCCGCGACGCCCGATGCCGTCGCGGACGGCATCGCGGAGGTGGTCGGCCACTTCGGCTGGTCCGGCCCGGTCGGGATGACGTTTCCGGGGGTGATCGCCGCGAACACCGTACGGACCGCCGCGAACGTGGCCGAGGAGTGGGTGGGCGTGGACGCCGCTCGCCTCGTGGCCGACCGGCTCGGGGGCATGCCGGTCACCGTCGTGAACGACGCGGACGCTGCGGGCGTGGCCGAGATGAACTTCGGCGCGGGGCGCGGCCGCCAGGGCACGGTGATACTGCTGACCTTCGGTACGGGCATCGGCAGCGCGCTGTTCGTGGACGGCCGCCTGGTCCCCAACACCGAGCTCGGCCATCTGGAACTCCACGGCCACGAGGCGGAGAAGCACGCCTCGACCAAGGTCAAGGAGGACGAGGACCTGAGCTGGTCGCACTGGGCGCGCCGGGTCCAGAAGTACCTGGCGCATGTGGAGATGCTGTTCTCGCCCGAGCTGTTCATCATCGGCGGGGGTGTGAGCCGCAAGGCCGAGAAGTTCCTGCCGCTGATCGAGGGCATCACGGCCGAGATCGTGCCGGCGCAGCTGGAGAACAACGCGGGGATCGTGGGGGCGGCGATGGTGGCGGCGGAGAGGTGA
- a CDS encoding DUF6542 domain-containing protein has protein sequence MEQYRTRTPQRAQRPRTSAPAAPRAPLAGAAGRTRPVPPVVLALRRLPSPRLTGLGGGLFAAALMFAFAGLDWLLLDASPVVYGVLFLLVSAVTALWVRPADVVTAPICVPIAFAVGIIPIAGGTGGFGGQTLAVVTALALHAGWLYAGTLVAGVIATVRKLRLMGRRRGLRNAAAPKKPGRR, from the coding sequence GTGGAGCAATACAGGACACGCACCCCGCAGCGCGCACAGCGACCCCGGACATCGGCACCGGCCGCCCCCCGGGCGCCACTCGCCGGCGCCGCCGGGCGCACCCGGCCGGTGCCGCCCGTCGTCCTCGCCCTGCGCAGACTGCCGTCCCCCCGGCTCACCGGACTCGGCGGCGGGCTCTTCGCCGCGGCCCTGATGTTCGCCTTCGCCGGGCTCGACTGGCTGCTCCTCGACGCCTCACCCGTGGTGTACGGCGTGCTGTTCCTGCTGGTCAGCGCCGTCACCGCGCTCTGGGTGCGGCCCGCCGACGTGGTGACCGCGCCCATTTGCGTCCCCATCGCCTTCGCCGTCGGGATCATCCCGATCGCCGGCGGCACTGGCGGCTTCGGCGGCCAGACGCTGGCCGTGGTCACCGCGCTCGCCCTCCACGCGGGCTGGCTCTACGCCGGAACGCTCGTGGCCGGCGTCATCGCCACCGTACGCAAGCTCCGGCTGATGGGGCGCCGACGAGGCCTCAGGAATGCCGCCGCCCCCAAAAAACCCGGCCGGCGGTAG
- the ychF gene encoding redox-regulated ATPase YchF, with protein MSLTIGIVGLPNVGKSTLFNALTKNDVLAANYPFATIEPNVGVVGVPDARLAKLAEVFNSQRILPATVDFVDIAGIVRGASEGEGLGNKFLANIRESDAICQVIRAFKDENVVHVDGKVSPKDDIETINTELILADLQSVEKAVPRLTKESRLQKEKIAVLAAVEKAQKILESGETLFSAGITKGTEQGDLLHELHLLTTKPFLYVFNVDEDELVDEDFKNEQRALVAPAEAIFLNAKIESELIELDDDEALELLQSMGQEEPGLATLGRVGFATLGLQTYLTAGPKETRAWTIPQGATAPEAAGVIHTDFQKGFIKAEVISFDDLIAAGSVAEARSRGKARMEGKEYVMQDGDVVEFRFNV; from the coding sequence GTGTCGCTCACGATCGGAATCGTCGGTCTGCCGAATGTCGGCAAGTCGACCCTGTTCAACGCCCTGACCAAGAACGACGTACTGGCGGCCAACTACCCGTTCGCCACCATCGAGCCGAACGTCGGCGTCGTCGGCGTCCCGGACGCCCGCCTGGCCAAGCTGGCCGAGGTCTTCAACTCCCAGCGGATCCTGCCCGCCACGGTCGACTTCGTCGACATCGCCGGCATCGTGCGCGGCGCGAGCGAGGGCGAGGGCCTGGGCAACAAGTTCCTGGCGAACATCCGCGAGTCGGACGCGATCTGCCAGGTCATCCGTGCCTTCAAGGACGAGAACGTCGTCCACGTCGACGGCAAGGTGTCCCCCAAGGACGACATCGAGACGATCAACACGGAGCTGATCCTCGCGGACCTCCAGTCCGTGGAGAAGGCGGTGCCGCGCCTCACGAAGGAGTCCCGCCTCCAGAAGGAGAAGATCGCGGTCCTGGCGGCGGTCGAGAAGGCCCAGAAGATCCTGGAGTCCGGCGAGACGCTGTTCTCGGCGGGCATCACCAAGGGCACGGAGCAGGGCGATCTGCTGCACGAGCTGCACCTGCTGACCACGAAGCCGTTCCTGTACGTCTTCAACGTCGACGAGGACGAACTGGTCGACGAGGACTTCAAGAACGAGCAGCGCGCACTGGTCGCCCCGGCGGAGGCGATCTTCCTCAACGCGAAGATCGAGTCCGAGCTGATCGAGCTGGACGACGACGAGGCCCTTGAGCTCCTCCAGTCCATGGGCCAGGAAGAGCCCGGCCTCGCCACCCTGGGCCGCGTCGGCTTCGCCACCCTGGGCCTCCAGACCTACCTGACGGCCGGCCCGAAGGAAACCCGCGCCTGGACCATCCCCCAGGGCGCCACGGCCCCCGAGGCGGCCGGTGTCATCCACACCGACTTCCAGAAGGGCTTCATCAAGGCGGAAGTCATCTCCTTCGACGACCTGATCGCCGCAGGCTCAGTGGCAGAGGCCCGCTCGCGCGGCAAGGCGCGGATGGAGGGCAAGGAGTATGTGATGCAGGACGGGGATGTGGTGGAGTTCCGCTTCAACGTGTAG
- a CDS encoding type II toxin-antitoxin system prevent-host-death family antitoxin, producing the protein MSITASEARKELFPLIKKVNENHEVIEIVSKHGNAVLISADDYAALREGSYLLRSPANARRLLKAYENALSHINVSERELIDPGSSDAGAGAA; encoded by the coding sequence ATGTCCATAACCGCGAGTGAAGCCCGCAAGGAACTGTTCCCGCTGATCAAGAAGGTCAACGAGAACCACGAGGTCATTGAGATCGTCTCGAAGCACGGCAACGCCGTGCTTATCTCGGCCGATGACTATGCGGCGTTGCGTGAGGGGTCGTACCTGCTGCGCTCGCCGGCGAACGCCCGGCGTCTGCTCAAGGCGTACGAGAACGCCCTGTCCCACATCAACGTGTCGGAGCGTGAGCTGATCGATCCGGGCTCGTCGGACGCTGGTGCGGGTGCCGCGTGA
- a CDS encoding Txe/YoeB family addiction module toxin, which translates to MRLVFEDQGWEDYTSWLKNDRKMLARINKLIEDVRRDPFSGIGKPEPLKYHLPGAWSRRIDDEHRLVYLVTAKEIVILAARYHY; encoded by the coding sequence GTGAGGCTCGTCTTTGAGGATCAGGGCTGGGAGGACTACACGTCCTGGCTCAAGAACGACCGCAAGATGCTCGCTCGGATCAACAAGCTCATCGAGGACGTCAGGCGCGACCCCTTCTCGGGAATCGGCAAGCCTGAGCCGCTGAAGTACCACTTGCCGGGGGCTTGGTCGCGACGGATCGACGACGAGCACCGCCTCGTCTACCTGGTAACGGCCAAGGAGATCGTCATCCTCGCCGCCAGGTACCACTACTGA
- a CDS encoding type II toxin-antitoxin system RelE/ParE family toxin: MSEYRTIFRPEAQAELRKIPRDMALRILAKLAELETDPLGFNTTALVSRPERRRLRVGDYRVVYAIDNGELVIWVVHVGHRSTVYET; this comes from the coding sequence GTGAGTGAGTACCGAACCATCTTCCGACCCGAGGCCCAGGCCGAGCTCCGGAAGATCCCTCGCGACATGGCGCTGCGCATCCTGGCCAAGCTGGCCGAGTTGGAAACCGACCCTCTCGGCTTCAACACCACCGCACTCGTCTCCCGGCCCGAACGTCGCCGCCTCCGCGTCGGCGACTACCGCGTCGTCTACGCGATCGACAACGGGGAACTTGTGATCTGGGTCGTGCACGTCGGGCACCGGTCCACCGTTTACGAGACCTGA
- a CDS encoding type II toxin-antitoxin system Phd/YefM family antitoxin produces the protein MTQPLPIESIRDVRAHLAEVVERADRDDVPTVITRRGKEVAAVVSIEVLRKYQEWEEREINRIIDERMANSTPGIPIEDIMRETLARSE, from the coding sequence ATGACGCAGCCCCTGCCTATAGAGTCCATCCGCGACGTGCGCGCTCACCTGGCGGAGGTCGTGGAGCGCGCGGACCGCGACGACGTACCCACGGTGATCACGCGCCGGGGCAAGGAAGTCGCCGCCGTGGTGTCCATTGAGGTGCTGCGCAAGTACCAGGAGTGGGAAGAGCGCGAGATCAACCGGATCATCGACGAGCGCATGGCCAACTCGACACCCGGTATCCCGATCGAGGACATCATGAGGGAGACGCTGGCGCGCAGTGAGTGA
- a CDS encoding aldo/keto reductase, which yields MKHRTLGTHGPRVSAVGLGCMGMSVAYGVPDAAESERTLDRALDLGVDFLDTADAYGRGANEELLGTWLRRRAAERSRVVLATKFGLRHDPESGRVDGVDTSAGYVRDACHASLRRLGVDYIDLYCVHRRDPATPIEETVGAMAELVEAGDIRYLALSEVGADTLRRAHAVHPISAVQLEYSLFTRDVVEGEMLDTCRELGISVVAYSPLGRAMLTGSITAVGDLGSGDNRRRWPRFADENLPHNLTLVEAVHRAADEIGCTPAQAALAWLLAQGDDIVPIPGTKKRRYLEENAAAADVTLTEEQCALLRGAVPDGAVAGGRYPEQAMSRLGH from the coding sequence GTGAAACACCGCACACTCGGCACCCACGGGCCACGGGTGTCTGCCGTGGGGCTCGGCTGTATGGGCATGTCCGTCGCCTACGGGGTGCCGGACGCCGCCGAGTCCGAGCGCACGCTGGACCGCGCTCTCGACCTCGGGGTCGACTTCCTCGACACGGCGGACGCGTACGGACGCGGCGCCAACGAGGAGCTTCTGGGCACCTGGTTGCGCCGCCGGGCCGCCGAGCGGAGCCGCGTGGTGCTGGCGACGAAGTTCGGGCTGCGCCACGACCCGGAGTCCGGCCGGGTGGACGGCGTGGACACGTCGGCCGGGTACGTGCGGGACGCCTGCCACGCGTCGCTGCGCCGCTTGGGCGTCGACTACATCGACCTCTACTGTGTGCACCGCCGCGACCCCGCGACCCCCATCGAGGAAACGGTCGGCGCGATGGCCGAGCTGGTGGAAGCGGGAGACATCCGGTACCTCGCGCTGAGCGAGGTCGGCGCCGACACGCTGCGCCGGGCCCACGCCGTGCACCCCATCAGCGCGGTCCAGTTGGAGTACTCGCTCTTCACCAGGGACGTGGTGGAGGGCGAGATGCTGGACACCTGCCGGGAGCTCGGCATATCGGTGGTGGCGTACTCCCCGCTCGGGCGCGCCATGCTGACCGGGAGCATCACGGCGGTGGGCGACCTGGGCAGCGGGGACAACCGCAGGCGCTGGCCCCGGTTCGCCGACGAGAACCTGCCACACAACCTGACTCTGGTCGAGGCCGTGCACCGGGCCGCCGACGAGATCGGCTGCACGCCCGCGCAGGCCGCCCTCGCTTGGCTGCTGGCGCAGGGCGACGACATCGTTCCCATCCCCGGTACGAAGAAACGGCGCTACCTGGAGGAGAACGCGGCGGCCGCCGACGTGACCCTGACCGAGGAGCAGTGCGCGCTGCTGCGCGGCGCGGTGCCGGACGGGGCGGTGGCCGGCGGCCGCTATCCGGAGCAGGCCATGTCCCGGCTCGGCCACTGA
- a CDS encoding AAA family ATPase, producing the protein MVTWRVVSPVFVGRDEELSALRAALDTAVGRGPGVALVTGDAGIGKSRLLAEFALSLGPGVRVVGGACAELGRDGLPYAPFVTILRTLIRIEGVTPRPCRRLARWFPELGEAAEDTEGGKHQLYEEVLTLVERAAAHQPLVLTIEDLHWADAATSELLGFLVRNLSAAGVLLVITCRPPETGALLSELIRRPGTTRLRLDRLDPRDVGRQLTAILGTEPDPATVGRVHERSDGNPLFVEALARSGERTPDSARDLLLNGPRSLPGPARELLRVASVSGGHLPHRLLTEVTGHDGAELDAVLRELIDKGLLVMSGDGYAFRHALIRDAVYEDLLPGERARLHARYAQALRAHGAPAELAAHARAAGDRVLALSATLLAAGQAHRTYAYAEQARLLGVVLDLWDPVVQLGADRIDVLTDAAEACMLSGDYALGIEYADAALAAVDERREPERTALLLEHRGRLRHRLGGTGTADWERALDLLPPGGLQRGRLLGVLAMGLLPDIERARAPFDEALAIGRATGDATVTIRGLLGVASMTGHLAALTEARVLAERLDSSDLLMTVPMYEATLHTKAGDHPRAIEAARDGIHLARRYGLGRSRGAELARYAARGLILAGRWDEAATVLAQALREDAPPQSKRGLRTLTGHLALLRGDLTSAAEVAAEVRDLDGEDQSRSGSLAPRHQLLCLLAAAQGDMERADRYVERALSDPALTRDFSSDARPVLVAGALVQRARLSPRADRELRQRIATRQAQLAAVDAALGVDGTLDSAWRTMLRALLADDGWDHAVARWRELRQPYELALCLFHGARVALAGGDRPGATTRLHEAARLSQDLGAAPLSRQIARLLRPRPAQDGLTEREREVLQLLADGLTNRQIAACLHISPSTAGVHVSHILTKLNATTRTEAASIAFQQGLAAPPPRPRHADGTDRPVHP; encoded by the coding sequence GTGGTGACGTGGCGTGTGGTCAGTCCTGTGTTCGTCGGCAGGGACGAGGAGTTGTCGGCGCTGAGGGCGGCCCTGGACACGGCCGTCGGGCGGGGCCCGGGGGTGGCGCTTGTGACCGGGGACGCCGGGATCGGCAAGTCCCGGCTGCTCGCCGAGTTCGCGCTCTCGCTCGGCCCGGGCGTGCGGGTGGTCGGCGGCGCGTGCGCGGAGCTGGGCCGCGACGGCCTGCCGTACGCGCCGTTCGTGACGATCCTGCGGACCCTGATCCGGATCGAGGGCGTGACGCCGAGACCGTGCCGCAGGCTGGCCCGCTGGTTCCCCGAGCTCGGCGAGGCGGCCGAGGACACCGAGGGCGGCAAGCACCAGCTGTACGAGGAGGTGCTGACGCTGGTCGAACGAGCCGCCGCCCACCAGCCGCTCGTCCTCACGATCGAGGACCTGCACTGGGCGGACGCCGCCACCAGCGAGCTCCTCGGATTCCTCGTACGGAACCTGAGTGCGGCCGGGGTGCTCCTCGTGATCACCTGCCGCCCGCCGGAGACCGGAGCACTGCTCTCGGAACTCATCCGCCGCCCGGGCACCACCAGGCTGCGCCTGGACCGTCTCGACCCACGGGACGTGGGCCGCCAACTGACCGCCATCCTCGGCACCGAACCGGACCCGGCCACCGTCGGCCGCGTCCATGAACGCAGTGACGGCAACCCGCTGTTCGTCGAGGCGCTGGCCCGGTCAGGTGAGCGGACCCCGGACAGCGCCCGCGACCTGCTTTTGAACGGCCCGCGCTCCCTGCCGGGCCCCGCTCGCGAACTGCTGCGCGTCGCCTCGGTGTCGGGCGGACACCTCCCGCACCGTCTGCTGACCGAGGTGACCGGACACGACGGCGCGGAACTGGACGCCGTGCTGCGGGAGTTGATCGACAAGGGCCTGCTGGTCATGTCCGGCGACGGCTACGCGTTCCGCCACGCCCTGATCCGGGACGCGGTGTACGAGGACCTGCTGCCCGGCGAGCGGGCCCGGCTGCACGCGCGCTATGCCCAGGCGCTGCGCGCGCACGGCGCCCCGGCGGAACTGGCCGCCCACGCCCGGGCCGCCGGTGACCGCGTCCTGGCCCTGTCGGCCACCCTCCTGGCCGCCGGCCAGGCCCACCGGACCTACGCCTACGCCGAACAAGCACGCCTGCTCGGCGTGGTCCTGGACCTGTGGGACCCGGTAGTCCAGCTGGGCGCGGACCGGATCGACGTACTGACGGACGCCGCCGAGGCGTGCATGCTCAGCGGAGACTACGCCCTCGGCATCGAGTACGCCGACGCCGCACTCGCCGCCGTGGACGAGCGGCGCGAGCCCGAGCGGACCGCCCTGCTTCTCGAACACCGGGGCAGGCTGCGGCACCGGCTGGGCGGCACCGGGACAGCCGACTGGGAGCGCGCCCTGGACCTGCTGCCTCCCGGCGGCCTCCAGCGGGGCCGGCTGCTCGGCGTCCTGGCGATGGGCCTGCTGCCCGACATCGAGCGGGCCCGCGCCCCGTTCGACGAGGCCCTTGCCATCGGCCGGGCCACCGGTGACGCCACGGTCACCATCCGCGGCCTCCTCGGCGTCGCATCCATGACCGGCCACCTGGCGGCGCTGACCGAAGCCCGCGTCCTCGCCGAACGGCTCGACAGCAGCGACCTGTTGATGACGGTACCGATGTACGAGGCCACGCTGCACACCAAGGCGGGCGACCACCCACGCGCCATCGAGGCGGCCCGCGACGGGATCCATCTCGCCCGCCGGTACGGGCTCGGCCGCAGCCGGGGCGCGGAACTCGCCCGTTACGCGGCCCGCGGCCTCATCCTGGCCGGACGCTGGGACGAGGCGGCCACCGTGCTGGCGCAGGCCCTGCGGGAGGACGCGCCCCCGCAGTCGAAGCGGGGACTGCGCACCCTCACCGGCCATCTGGCGCTGTTGCGCGGCGACTTGACGTCGGCGGCCGAAGTCGCCGCCGAAGTGCGGGACTTGGACGGCGAAGACCAGTCCCGGAGCGGAAGCCTGGCCCCCCGCCACCAGCTGCTGTGTCTGCTCGCGGCCGCCCAGGGCGACATGGAGCGCGCCGACCGGTATGTGGAGCGCGCCCTGTCCGACCCGGCGCTCACCCGGGACTTCAGCAGCGACGCCCGGCCGGTCCTGGTGGCGGGCGCCCTGGTGCAGCGGGCACGGCTGTCACCCCGCGCCGACCGCGAACTGCGGCAGCGGATCGCCACCCGGCAGGCCCAACTGGCCGCCGTGGACGCGGCGCTCGGTGTGGACGGAACACTGGACTCGGCCTGGCGGACCATGCTCCGGGCACTGCTCGCCGACGACGGCTGGGATCACGCGGTGGCCCGCTGGCGTGAGCTGCGACAGCCCTACGAACTGGCGCTGTGCCTCTTCCACGGCGCGCGCGTCGCCCTGGCCGGCGGCGACCGGCCCGGCGCGACGACACGCCTCCACGAAGCCGCCCGGCTGTCCCAGGACCTGGGGGCCGCGCCCCTGTCCCGCCAGATCGCCCGGCTCCTGCGCCCCCGGCCCGCCCAGGACGGCCTCACGGAACGCGAGCGCGAAGTGCTCCAGCTGCTCGCCGACGGCCTGACCAACCGTCAGATCGCTGCCTGCCTGCACATCTCCCCCAGCACGGCGGGCGTCCACGTCTCCCACATCCTGACCAAGCTGAACGCGACCACCCGCACGGAGGCGGCATCCATAGCCTTCCAACAGGGCCTGGCCGCCCCGCCACCCCGACCACGGCACGCCGACGGCACGGACCGTCCTGTGCATCCCTAG